One Lacipirellulaceae bacterium DNA window includes the following coding sequences:
- a CDS encoding PKD domain-containing protein translates to MPSFSGRKKPTRKNQSKRAKRRAVNARNGLRLETLESRILLTSDPVLSFTAPGPIDEGSSVSVGFSFSDLVESSGTSSVGLDPADFTANSTANGLFDPATDVVIDTDALTISGGFTGSGVIQTADAGFGSYEIAVFAFDDFELDAGINLRATGSRPLALLSQLDVDISGNIDVSAESFVNTNLTQATIPGAGGGMGGDAQGNGLGGRDGYAAAGAPLTSVGELGTGGPLGGASGSGGGSHGNGQAGSAFGSGRGSGGTGFLDVVNSIQGGSGGSAAGVNTTATAIGFGGAGGGGVEVGAVNSIVISTTGQILADAASGYPGFNGGTGGGGGAGGGILVHATNITQDGTLSADGGDGGSGIQVGGGGGGGEIVLAYSASGTFSGTGTESVAAGSGNVFANPTATDGSVSTITFSGTPIIENYSYTINWGDGSATETGSDTGGEIAVTPGSPGGPDTMGSFNGTHSYVDDGVFTVEVIVTDTGGGSVTELFDVTVNNVAPNNLVLNATPVIDENGVATLDVSFDDPGVLDAHEVVVDWGDGNTDTVNLTVGDRTTQLTHQYLDDAPTGTASDSFTINVTVTDDDLASGSGTANVTVNNVAPTNLVLTATPTIDENGVATLDVSFDDVGTLDTHDVTIDWGDGTVESVALTLGDRSGSFTHQYLDDDPTGTASDAFTINVTVADDDLGSGSETASVTVNNLAPEITSLTTSSPAIGGAEQGETVTLSADFTDVGTLDTHTAVIDWGDGTTTVGVVDQNTGTITGDHVYANGGFYDVTLTLTDDDTGEAVETTATVIAGVGLNDGVLQFVGTNGDDRVKAFHTYNCDIKVKYRLDGGAVQSEVFDPADVDRIVYYLGDGNDVGFVSSWIDLDATMFGDGGHDLLLGGHGNDALIGGDGDDTLVGRSGRDLLIGGDGSDLIVGQGGSDILISGTTSFDSDLSAIDSIMAEWTSSHDYDTRVANLTQQGLNPEAVDRLNGDIFLVADLTVFDDDDTDFLIGGRGKDLYFANLEGGTEDYVFGLRNSEFVEELDIV, encoded by the coding sequence ATGCCTTCATTCTCAGGTCGTAAAAAGCCAACACGTAAAAACCAATCAAAACGGGCGAAGCGCCGTGCCGTTAACGCTCGCAACGGTCTTCGATTGGAAACTTTGGAAAGCCGGATCCTGCTTACCAGCGACCCGGTTTTGAGTTTTACGGCTCCAGGGCCGATTGATGAAGGCTCTTCGGTAAGTGTTGGCTTTAGTTTCTCCGATCTGGTTGAAAGCAGCGGCACTTCGAGTGTCGGTCTTGATCCGGCAGACTTTACTGCAAACAGCACAGCAAATGGCCTTTTTGATCCGGCGACAGACGTCGTCATTGATACCGATGCGTTGACGATTTCCGGTGGATTTACTGGGAGTGGTGTCATTCAAACGGCGGATGCGGGTTTCGGCTCGTACGAGATTGCCGTGTTTGCCTTCGATGACTTCGAACTAGACGCGGGAATCAACCTACGGGCGACGGGCTCGCGACCGTTGGCGTTGTTGTCGCAATTAGATGTAGACATTTCAGGAAACATTGATGTTTCTGCCGAGTCATTCGTGAATACGAATCTTACGCAAGCAACTATTCCAGGTGCTGGTGGCGGCATGGGTGGCGACGCTCAAGGCAACGGCTTGGGCGGACGTGACGGTTACGCGGCTGCGGGTGCTCCGCTCACCTCGGTCGGTGAGCTTGGTACCGGCGGACCTTTGGGAGGAGCCAGCGGCTCGGGAGGTGGAAGCCACGGCAACGGTCAAGCTGGATCAGCCTTCGGCAGTGGTCGAGGCTCGGGTGGAACGGGCTTCCTTGACGTTGTGAATTCCATCCAAGGCGGTAGCGGCGGAAGTGCAGCTGGTGTGAACACAACGGCTACTGCCATCGGATTTGGTGGCGCAGGTGGTGGCGGAGTAGAAGTTGGGGCGGTGAATTCCATCGTCATTTCTACGACGGGGCAAATCTTGGCCGACGCAGCTAGTGGCTACCCAGGTTTTAATGGGGGAACTGGCGGTGGTGGTGGTGCTGGTGGCGGCATCCTCGTTCATGCGACCAACATCACTCAAGACGGCACCTTGAGCGCCGATGGTGGTGACGGTGGAAGTGGTATCCAAGTTGGTGGTGGTGGCGGTGGCGGTGAGATTGTGCTCGCTTACAGCGCCTCAGGCACTTTCTCGGGGACGGGAACCGAAAGCGTTGCAGCAGGCAGTGGCAATGTGTTTGCGAATCCTACTGCTACAGATGGCTCTGTCAGCACGATCACCTTCAGCGGTACGCCGATCATTGAGAATTACTCCTACACGATTAACTGGGGCGACGGTTCAGCAACCGAAACGGGAAGCGATACCGGCGGTGAAATCGCTGTTACCCCTGGCAGTCCGGGTGGACCTGACACGATGGGCAGCTTCAACGGCACGCATAGTTACGTTGATGATGGTGTGTTCACCGTTGAGGTGATAGTGACCGACACCGGCGGCGGTAGCGTAACGGAGCTGTTTGATGTCACCGTCAATAACGTGGCCCCGAATAACTTGGTTCTCAATGCGACGCCAGTGATCGATGAGAACGGTGTGGCGACGCTTGATGTTTCCTTCGACGATCCAGGGGTCCTTGACGCCCATGAAGTCGTCGTCGATTGGGGCGATGGCAATACGGATACCGTGAATTTAACCGTGGGTGATCGCACAACCCAGTTGACACATCAGTACCTGGACGATGCTCCGACCGGGACCGCGAGCGATAGCTTTACGATTAACGTCACAGTAACGGATGATGATCTAGCGTCGGGAAGCGGAACGGCAAACGTCACCGTTAACAACGTCGCCCCGACAAACCTCGTGCTGACTGCAACGCCGACGATTGACGAGAACGGTGTCGCAACGCTTGACGTTTCGTTTGACGATGTGGGAACGCTCGACACGCATGATGTAACGATCGACTGGGGCGATGGCACGGTCGAATCCGTTGCACTCACACTCGGCGACCGTAGCGGCTCGTTCACGCACCAGTATCTTGATGACGACCCGACCGGCACGGCCAGTGACGCGTTTACCATCAATGTGACCGTTGCGGATGACGATCTTGGTTCGGGAAGCGAAACCGCAAGCGTAACGGTGAACAACCTAGCGCCGGAGATTACTAGCCTAACAACCAGCTCGCCAGCGATTGGTGGAGCAGAGCAGGGCGAGACCGTTACACTCTCCGCCGATTTCACTGATGTTGGAACGCTGGATACGCACACAGCGGTGATCGATTGGGGTGACGGCACGACGACCGTGGGTGTCGTCGACCAGAACACAGGGACGATCACGGGTGACCATGTTTACGCCAATGGTGGTTTCTACGATGTGACGCTCACCTTGACGGACGACGATACGGGTGAAGCGGTCGAAACAACTGCTACGGTGATTGCCGGCGTAGGCCTGAATGATGGTGTTCTTCAGTTCGTCGGCACCAACGGCGACGATCGAGTAAAGGCGTTCCACACCTATAATTGCGATATCAAAGTGAAGTATCGCTTGGACGGCGGTGCGGTTCAGTCCGAAGTGTTTGACCCTGCGGACGTGGATCGAATCGTCTATTACCTGGGTGACGGTAACGATGTTGGCTTCGTCTCTTCGTGGATCGATCTCGATGCGACCATGTTCGGCGACGGTGGCCACGACCTGTTGCTTGGTGGGCACGGCAACGACGCGCTAATCGGCGGCGATGGCGACGATACCCTTGTTGGGCGTAGCGGTCGCGACTTGCTAATCGGCGGCGACGGCTCGGACTTGATCGTGGGGCAAGGTGGTTCAGATATCCTGATCTCCGGCACGACAAGCTTCGATAGCGATTTGTCCGCCATCGATTCCATCATGGCCGAGTGGACCTCGAGCCATGACTATGACACCCGTGTCGCCAACCTGACACAACAAGGCTTAAATCCCGAAGCAGTTGACCGGCTCAATGGAGATATCTTCTTAGTCGCGGATCTGACTGTGTTCGACGACGACGATACGGACTTCCTGATTGGTGGCCGAGGGAAAGACCTCTACTTCGCCAATCTTGAAGGTGGCACCGAGGACTATGTCTTCGGGCTGCGTAATAGCGAGTTCGTTGAAGAACTAGACATCGTGTAG
- a CDS encoding CBS domain-containing protein: MTKASEIMSTNLTVIDQNCSVKEAIDTLLEKNISGLPVTDDFGHLVGIVTEFALLAIAYDHKVTNDTIAEHMTTNVLSVEADEPVNKVADLCIVHRVRRVPVMDNGKLVGMISRRDVLKAIYQESSAALAS, translated from the coding sequence ATGACAAAAGCCAGCGAAATCATGTCAACCAACCTGACCGTGATCGATCAAAATTGCTCAGTCAAAGAGGCCATCGACACGTTACTAGAGAAGAATATTAGTGGCTTACCGGTTACGGATGATTTCGGCCACCTCGTGGGAATCGTTACTGAATTTGCTTTGCTAGCAATCGCTTACGACCACAAGGTGACCAACGACACCATTGCTGAGCACATGACGACCAATGTGCTATCTGTCGAGGCAGATGAGCCTGTCAATAAAGTCGCCGACCTATGCATTGTGCATCGAGTGCGTCGTGTGCCAGTGATGGACAACGGAAAGCTTGTCGGCATGATTTCGCGACGTGACGTTCTCAAGGCAATCTACCAAGAAAGTAGTGCGGCACTTGCCAGCTAA
- a CDS encoding diguanylate cyclase — MFKFSTDLPTNERLIEALLTSAVLLISGLMWFYYVDTPWLLHLYYLPVVLTGFFLGRSRARLLSLLSVLTATIIFVPSLNETSAGIPLATVLAFCLWILTLVTTAMLVGSMSDRWRVAMHELRESHKKDVLVDPLTQIANRRAFEFELTRRLAEWSRHKTPAALLTFDIDYFKSFNDRYGHQAGDAVLKDVAATLMEAVRDTDLVARCGGEEFAVILPGADAVHAKEVAERARSLVEATRFVHNGLTLRLTVSVGVACLIDGDDAESLTTRSDAALYQSKEAGRNCSHLHDGIHCKKFGNGIAKESADALKPVVETVGGGDLYADPTTGMPAGKVFLEELRRRTAETHRYGGQFCVAILKINDYLSVDVDDVKAQKSLIATVAQLTTSVLREPDLVVRYDKDLLAVMMPATTLERSLIPLQRLRAKADEHHEKQYPTLSYGVTIGVVELEENDTAGSLLHRVESACQHVAESDCVGIGVGRNDYLEVVRGEQLVTNS, encoded by the coding sequence GTGTTCAAGTTCTCCACAGATCTGCCGACGAACGAACGCCTGATCGAGGCTCTGCTGACCTCAGCAGTCCTCCTGATCTCGGGGTTGATGTGGTTTTACTATGTGGATACGCCTTGGCTGCTGCACCTGTATTACCTGCCCGTCGTCTTGACGGGATTCTTCCTGGGCAGGTCACGAGCGAGGTTGTTGTCGCTACTAAGCGTTCTCACAGCGACGATCATCTTCGTTCCCAGTCTGAATGAGACATCAGCGGGAATCCCACTTGCGACGGTTCTTGCTTTCTGCCTCTGGATACTGACGCTCGTAACGACCGCCATGCTTGTTGGTTCGATGAGTGATCGTTGGCGTGTGGCGATGCACGAACTACGCGAGTCTCACAAAAAAGACGTGTTGGTCGACCCGCTCACGCAGATTGCCAACCGCCGGGCATTTGAGTTTGAATTGACTCGACGTCTTGCAGAATGGTCTCGTCACAAGACACCTGCCGCGCTTCTCACCTTTGACATTGACTACTTCAAGAGCTTCAACGATCGCTACGGACACCAAGCGGGCGACGCCGTCCTAAAGGACGTTGCCGCGACACTCATGGAAGCGGTGCGGGATACTGACCTTGTAGCCCGTTGCGGTGGTGAGGAGTTTGCCGTCATCCTACCGGGAGCTGATGCGGTTCATGCCAAAGAGGTTGCTGAGCGTGCTCGTAGCCTGGTTGAAGCAACACGTTTCGTTCATAACGGACTTACACTCCGCCTCACGGTTAGCGTTGGCGTCGCTTGCCTCATTGACGGTGACGATGCTGAGTCACTCACGACACGCTCGGATGCCGCGCTCTACCAATCGAAAGAAGCAGGGCGGAATTGCTCTCACTTGCATGATGGAATTCACTGCAAGAAATTTGGTAACGGCATCGCTAAAGAATCAGCAGACGCCCTCAAGCCTGTTGTAGAAACCGTTGGCGGAGGGGATCTCTATGCCGATCCCACAACAGGGATGCCCGCAGGAAAAGTGTTCCTGGAAGAACTTCGTCGCCGCACGGCAGAGACGCACCGATACGGTGGGCAGTTCTGTGTAGCGATTCTCAAGATCAACGACTATCTGTCCGTAGATGTTGACGATGTCAAAGCGCAGAAGAGCCTGATCGCAACCGTCGCTCAGTTAACCACTTCCGTACTGCGTGAGCCAGACTTGGTGGTTCGGTACGACAAAGACTTACTGGCCGTGATGATGCCAGCCACGACGCTTGAACGGTCGCTAATTCCTCTGCAACGCTTACGGGCGAAAGCCGACGAACACCACGAGAAGCAATATCCCACGCTGAGCTATGGCGTCACCATTGGCGTGGTGGAACTCGAAGAGAATGATACGGCCGGCTCGCTGCTCCACCGAGTCGAATCCGCTTGTCAACATGTCGCAGAATCCGACTGCGTGGGTATTGGCGTTGGCAGGAATGACTATCTAGAAGTTGTCCGTGGAGAGCAACTCGTAACCAACAGCTAA
- a CDS encoding LamG domain-containing protein, whose product MSQRQKRSILQRSTMGIVLLLFHCCAISASAVDVTYTVSSNTDDADEISDGTVYVTDGSSFFSSTRVGFRFQNVNIPAGATITSATLEVFSNSNGTTSFSVDILAQDADNPSTFTTSNGNITSRPITSAQTLWSTGSVSYSVGDSIVSPNFASSIQEVIDRSGWASGNSLVVLTTANSGDKGIYKRSGSPTHAPQLHISYTTVSSPLRLHLKLDETSGTAANDSSEYNNHGTLVSSPTWRTDGQKGGALDFETDDGADRVDVPSFDTDSSTITLAAWVKVETLLNDSRLIMKSTGTASSNQTWGMTINNTGAFDFRVSAGGTWDRVQVPGVIVVGQWYHVAGTYDGTTMRAYIDGVEVGSKAHSVGGKIDADLGAPITLGDSTAGGRPLDGLLDDVRVYDYALPSSEVLRLASSGLIGHWKLDETSGTTAVDSSDSGYDGTYTNGATPGSAGVRGYAADFDGSNDYITVSGGSDYNLQQNVTVSCWAKSDTATWSGWGCLVSKRNQFYLHPSAGGTYIYFAGDTTGSGDHSAGVDMATIGSIQNWHHYVGVYDYDAGEVRFYVDGVLRATTTLTANTSLESDTGALTIGWDDGLGGTRYFDGKIDDVRLYNCTLTNAEVAELYGLIGHWKLDETSGTTASDSSELKHDGTLIGSPAWNSGGVYSGGLEYDYTDGNDYVEIPNSDALDILQLGDYSMSTWFKPSSVPPETGSGNLSGYGLIKKRNSSLGLHYSHITGFQFNHYADEGSGGVQQAVTSTGNYPGKWHHVVATVNVSAGLVSMYVNGELVGTNSFVPGSPGIDYGSQQWRLGISNPGGSSSERPAHGVQDDVRLYNRVLTSAEIAELHGLVGHWKLDENAGSTATDSSLAENDGTYQGGAAPGASGPYAKAGANAAEFEGNSGDKIALPTMDFDFSNGLTLSVWYNVDNLTGSYTDFFSLSNGSLVDDIWFGLDNAQGLDLFLADTADGASFRGLIESTSIALNSWQHAVAVIDSSGNAVLYRNGVVVASGYVGLPRDTARTVNGIGETTFGHTIDGRLFDTRIYNRPLSASEVAELHGLVGHWKFDEGSGITAADSTAFGNNATLYGATWTNSCEGGNAIEFDGVGGIASTDADFCPPATGSVAMWLRSAGNPGSRSRPFGNGGNWEVRQEPDGTLSFDLGGEGPDVGAGGDEFVTTEGLSFEDRWYHVVAQFDADDESFEIYIDGSLVHSGTNGDDMTEQAANILSFGTRTGSTEYWEGGMRDFRVYNRWLAAGNIAEIYGSLGHWKLDETSGTVATDSSGAGNDGAYVASPTLGVTSRYPVKLGTAVEFDGTNRMEVPGRLSEPANVTIAAWAKLDAADAGGAEVISIGNSFALRMDDFNNLVSFIYNGTDYDTRVTQSQSYQGTGWHHFAAVFNDTDDLYELYVDGILVDTISTPDSISWTDAPNTTIGAHAWADGNFDFSGSIDDVRVFGRALCAADVYNVYRDFVPAGVRIKSWVETR is encoded by the coding sequence ATGTCGCAGAGACAAAAACGATCGATTCTGCAGCGAAGCACGATGGGAATCGTGCTTCTGTTGTTTCATTGCTGCGCGATAAGTGCTTCGGCAGTGGACGTGACCTATACGGTCTCTTCCAACACTGACGATGCGGATGAAATCAGCGACGGCACAGTGTACGTCACCGATGGGAGTAGTTTTTTTTCCAGTACGCGTGTTGGATTTCGTTTCCAAAACGTAAACATCCCCGCTGGGGCAACGATTACCAGTGCTACGCTGGAAGTCTTCTCCAACAGCAACGGAACAACAAGTTTCTCCGTCGATATCCTTGCGCAAGATGCCGATAATCCGTCCACTTTTACGACCTCAAACGGCAATATCACCAGCCGACCGATCACCAGTGCCCAGACACTTTGGTCAACAGGTTCGGTGAGCTATAGCGTCGGCGATTCAATTGTGTCGCCGAATTTCGCTTCTTCGATCCAGGAAGTGATTGACCGTAGCGGGTGGGCATCGGGTAATTCGCTGGTTGTCCTGACGACGGCCAATTCAGGTGACAAGGGTATCTATAAGCGATCAGGGTCACCCACCCATGCGCCACAGCTTCATATTTCGTACACAACGGTGAGCAGCCCGCTTAGGCTCCACTTGAAGCTTGACGAAACATCCGGAACAGCAGCGAACGACTCTTCAGAATACAACAACCACGGCACCTTGGTCTCTAGCCCCACTTGGCGAACAGATGGACAGAAGGGAGGGGCGTTAGATTTTGAAACCGACGATGGTGCCGACCGAGTTGATGTCCCTAGCTTCGATACTGATAGCTCGACAATCACCCTTGCCGCTTGGGTAAAGGTAGAGACGCTTCTGAATGACTCCCGGCTGATCATGAAATCAACGGGTACCGCTAGTAGCAACCAAACCTGGGGAATGACGATCAATAACACGGGAGCATTTGACTTTCGCGTTTCAGCAGGAGGAACGTGGGATCGCGTTCAAGTGCCCGGAGTGATCGTCGTCGGACAGTGGTACCACGTCGCGGGCACTTACGATGGCACAACGATGCGTGCTTACATCGACGGGGTTGAAGTCGGCTCGAAAGCTCACTCGGTGGGTGGGAAGATCGATGCTGATCTAGGTGCCCCCATTACCCTTGGTGATTCGACGGCTGGGGGCAGACCCTTGGATGGCTTGCTCGACGATGTTCGTGTGTACGATTACGCTTTGCCTTCCAGCGAAGTTCTTCGCCTTGCGTCCTCGGGCTTAATAGGGCACTGGAAGCTAGATGAAACGAGCGGCACGACGGCAGTGGATAGTTCGGATTCGGGCTACGATGGGACTTACACCAATGGTGCCACACCAGGGTCTGCAGGCGTTCGAGGATACGCTGCTGACTTCGATGGCTCAAACGATTACATCACTGTTAGCGGCGGCTCGGACTATAACCTCCAACAGAATGTGACCGTCTCTTGCTGGGCAAAGAGCGACACGGCAACCTGGAGTGGGTGGGGCTGCCTAGTTAGCAAACGCAACCAGTTCTATCTGCATCCCAGCGCTGGCGGTACCTATATCTACTTTGCTGGCGATACGACCGGCTCAGGTGACCATTCGGCAGGCGTCGATATGGCTACCATCGGGAGTATCCAAAATTGGCACCACTACGTTGGGGTCTACGACTACGACGCGGGTGAAGTCCGGTTTTATGTAGATGGGGTACTGCGTGCGACTACAACGCTTACGGCGAACACTTCGCTAGAATCAGATACCGGCGCGCTAACGATTGGCTGGGATGATGGGCTTGGGGGGACTCGATACTTCGATGGAAAAATCGATGACGTTAGGCTTTATAACTGCACGCTCACCAATGCAGAGGTGGCAGAATTGTACGGTTTAATTGGCCACTGGAAGCTTGATGAGACTAGTGGCACAACGGCAAGTGACTCCTCCGAATTGAAGCACGATGGAACCCTGATCGGCTCCCCGGCGTGGAACTCAGGAGGAGTTTACTCGGGTGGTCTGGAGTACGACTACACGGATGGAAACGACTACGTTGAAATCCCGAACTCAGATGCCCTGGATATCCTGCAACTGGGTGACTACTCGATGTCCACTTGGTTCAAGCCCTCCTCGGTACCCCCAGAAACCGGTTCCGGCAACCTCTCCGGATACGGCTTGATTAAAAAGCGTAACAGCTCTTTAGGGCTCCACTACTCACACATCACCGGCTTTCAGTTTAACCATTACGCTGACGAAGGCTCAGGCGGAGTGCAGCAAGCGGTCACTTCGACGGGCAACTACCCCGGGAAGTGGCATCATGTTGTAGCGACCGTCAATGTGTCCGCGGGGCTAGTCAGCATGTATGTCAACGGCGAGCTCGTTGGAACGAACTCCTTCGTCCCTGGGTCCCCTGGTATCGACTATGGTAGCCAGCAGTGGCGGCTTGGCATTTCGAACCCAGGTGGCTCAAGTTCCGAGCGGCCTGCTCATGGGGTGCAAGACGACGTGCGACTCTATAACCGCGTACTCACCTCGGCAGAAATAGCTGAACTTCACGGTTTGGTGGGTCATTGGAAGCTCGATGAAAACGCCGGGAGTACAGCGACCGATTCGTCGCTCGCCGAGAATGACGGGACGTACCAAGGTGGCGCTGCCCCTGGTGCGTCGGGGCCGTACGCCAAAGCAGGAGCCAATGCGGCTGAATTTGAAGGAAACTCAGGCGACAAGATTGCGTTGCCCACGATGGACTTCGATTTCTCGAATGGATTGACACTTTCCGTTTGGTACAACGTGGACAATCTTACGGGCAGCTATACCGACTTTTTCTCGCTGAGCAACGGTTCGCTCGTCGATGATATTTGGTTCGGACTGGATAACGCGCAGGGACTTGACCTGTTTCTTGCAGATACTGCTGACGGTGCTTCGTTTCGGGGGCTCATCGAAAGTACTTCCATAGCCCTGAATAGTTGGCAACATGCTGTAGCTGTCATCGACTCGTCAGGAAACGCCGTCTTGTATCGGAATGGCGTTGTTGTCGCTTCTGGCTACGTCGGTTTGCCTCGAGATACCGCCAGGACTGTCAACGGGATTGGAGAAACTACCTTCGGCCATACCATCGACGGCAGACTTTTTGACACGCGAATCTATAATCGACCGTTATCCGCTTCCGAAGTCGCCGAACTTCACGGCCTTGTTGGCCACTGGAAGTTCGACGAAGGCTCAGGCATCACCGCAGCTGACAGCACAGCTTTTGGTAACAACGCCACCCTCTACGGAGCCACTTGGACCAACAGCTGTGAAGGTGGAAATGCCATCGAATTCGATGGCGTTGGCGGCATTGCTTCCACAGATGCCGACTTCTGCCCACCTGCCACCGGTTCTGTGGCGATGTGGCTCCGGTCGGCCGGGAATCCCGGCTCGCGGTCACGCCCATTCGGCAACGGTGGCAATTGGGAAGTGCGGCAAGAGCCCGATGGCACACTCTCATTTGACCTTGGTGGCGAAGGCCCGGACGTCGGTGCCGGGGGCGATGAATTCGTTACCACTGAAGGGCTGAGCTTTGAAGATCGTTGGTACCACGTCGTGGCCCAGTTTGATGCGGATGACGAATCGTTTGAAATCTACATTGATGGTTCGCTTGTCCACAGCGGCACGAACGGAGACGACATGACGGAACAGGCGGCGAATATTCTCTCCTTTGGTACTCGTACGGGAAGCACCGAGTACTGGGAAGGCGGGATGCGCGACTTCCGCGTTTACAATCGCTGGCTGGCTGCCGGAAACATTGCGGAAATCTACGGAAGCCTGGGACATTGGAAGCTGGATGAAACTAGCGGGACAGTCGCCACGGACTCCAGCGGAGCGGGCAACGATGGTGCCTATGTTGCTTCTCCGACCCTCGGTGTGACGAGCCGTTACCCGGTGAAACTCGGCACGGCAGTTGAGTTCGACGGCACCAACCGGATGGAAGTCCCGGGGAGGTTGAGCGAGCCTGCCAATGTCACGATTGCTGCGTGGGCCAAACTCGACGCCGCCGATGCAGGGGGGGCAGAAGTCATCAGTATCGGTAACAGCTTCGCGCTTCGCATGGACGACTTCAATAACCTGGTGTCCTTCATCTACAACGGCACGGACTACGACACACGCGTCACGCAAAGCCAAAGCTATCAAGGTACCGGCTGGCACCATTTCGCCGCTGTTTTCAACGACACCGATGATCTGTACGAACTGTATGTTGATGGCATCCTTGTCGACACCATTTCCACGCCTGATTCCATCTCATGGACCGACGCCCCGAATACGACGATCGGTGCCCACGCTTGGGCGGATGGAAACTTCGACTTTAGCGGCTCGATTGATGATGTCCGCGTCTTTGGTCGGGCTTTATGCGCCGCAGACGTCTATAACGTCTATCGAGACTTCGTCCCCGCGGGTGTGCGAATAAAATCTTGGGTCGAGACACGGTAG